From Mucilaginibacter rubeus, a single genomic window includes:
- a CDS encoding nuclear transport factor 2 family protein — protein sequence MTTKEIVLQVLDAFDNNDVEKILSFFADDVEWTMRGSSVTVMNGKDSVYKFFGGMEDIKMVSSTKDHIVVDGNIAAVDGLVQCKGKNGEEMAMYYADFYELENDKVKKLSSYIVDKKE from the coding sequence ATGACAACTAAGGAAATTGTATTGCAGGTTCTGGACGCTTTTGACAATAACGACGTGGAGAAGATCTTAAGCTTTTTTGCAGATGATGTAGAATGGACTATGAGAGGATCATCTGTAACTGTTATGAACGGCAAGGATTCGGTTTATAAGTTTTTCGGCGGAATGGAAGATATAAAAATGGTTTCATCAACTAAAGATCATATCGTGGTTGATGGTAATATCGCCGCAGTTGACGGACTTGTTCAATGTAAAGGCAAAAACGGGGAAGAAATGGCTATGTACTATGCCGATTTTTATGAGCTGGAAAATGATAAAGTAAAAAAGCTTAGCTCGTATATAGTTGATAAAAAAGAATAA
- a CDS encoding helix-turn-helix domain-containing protein, giving the protein MEDKSHIQFNNLLYSCTEQRERGNEQFVPEHAFGYIISGEVHSLSNNEKQVFKQGMIGLVRRNQLVKSVKVPAPGGDFKSINIFLEQGFLRRYAAENKFPPVGHYTGEPLIELTNDPFIKGYFDSLLPYFTYGAQLNAQLAELKTREAIELLLRAKPELKNFLFDFSEPHKIDLEAYMNRHYMYNVPTAQFARLTGRSLAGFKRDFEKIFKIPPGQWLQQKRLNEAYFLIREKGRKPSDVYLDVGFENLSHFSYSFKKTFGVAPSTI; this is encoded by the coding sequence ATGGAAGATAAAAGCCATATCCAGTTCAATAACCTGCTTTACTCCTGTACCGAGCAAAGGGAACGCGGCAACGAGCAGTTTGTACCCGAACACGCGTTTGGGTACATCATATCGGGCGAAGTACATTCGCTTAGCAATAATGAAAAACAGGTTTTTAAACAGGGAATGATTGGCCTGGTACGCCGCAATCAACTGGTAAAATCAGTAAAAGTTCCAGCGCCGGGCGGCGATTTTAAATCGATCAATATATTTCTGGAGCAGGGATTTTTACGTCGTTATGCAGCCGAAAACAAGTTCCCGCCAGTTGGCCATTATACCGGTGAACCTTTAATTGAACTGACTAATGATCCCTTTATAAAAGGCTATTTTGATTCGCTGCTGCCCTATTTCACCTATGGGGCGCAGCTTAACGCGCAACTGGCCGAGCTCAAAACCCGTGAGGCAATTGAGCTATTGTTAAGAGCGAAACCCGAACTAAAAAACTTTCTGTTCGATTTCAGCGAACCGCATAAAATAGACCTGGAAGCCTACATGAACCGGCATTATATGTATAACGTGCCAACTGCCCAGTTTGCCCGCCTCACAGGCCGCAGCCTCGCGGGCTTTAAGCGCGATTTTGAAAAAATCTTTAAAATCCCGCCGGGCCAGTGGCTGCAGCAAAAGCGCCTGAACGAAGCTTATTTCCTTATCCGTGAAAAAGGGCGCAAACCATCGGATGTTTACCTTGATGTCGGGTTCGAAAACCTGTCGCACTTTTCATATTCTTTCAAGAAAACCTTCGGCGTAGCGCCATCAACTATATGA